In Takifugu rubripes chromosome 18, fTakRub1.2, whole genome shotgun sequence, the DNA window GTAAGCTTACAGAGTCCATTTTCAACTGTGCTGTTTCCTTCCCCACATAAAAACTTAACAAATAGGTCAAAGCCTGGAAAAATAATTTTGTCTTATAGTGCATAATTTACAGTATAAAGGTTATATTGATGTAAAAAGCATGCCTCGACGCCATGTAGGGATGTGCAATATGGATTGAGTGCCTCATTGTACAGCAGTTCTGAATGGGTTAAAGTTGGGAGGACCAGGCAAAATGTTCTCACTTAGAAGATGTTTGTGCTTagtaagtacacacacacactcacctcacGAAATTTCTGCAGGTAGAGCTTCAGTGGCTCCACATACATGTCGAAGCCAAGCGTGGACATCGCAAACAGGATGTCCTCCCCATTGatggtcttcctcttctcctggtggCAGCGCTCGCTCGCCTCTGAtgtgatgaagctgatgaacTCGCTCACACACTCTTGAACACACTCCTTTGCATCCTTGGCAATCTGTGCAGAAAAGTTGCCACTCATTTTATGGTCATTTCGGGTCTCGCGCTTCCCCTCAATAAAGCGCCCGTTTCCCAAGAAAACATAAAGAATTGAGCAGATTTTGGCTAAtgagttattttttaaatacaacTGGGCAAGtctgaaatgagaaaaaaagCCCGATTTACTCTGAAGCATCAGTAATAAAAGATAGGTATATTAGTCCACATGGAGACAACGGCGCTGCTCCCCTCACCTTCCCAGTCTGAGGAACAGCATTTTTCATGATGCGAGCCACGTTAGCAATGGGGAGATAGATGTCCTGTTCCCTGAAGTTCTCCTTGATGCTGCCGTCATCGTGGTCATTCAGACTCTCCTCAGCATCGTCTGCACACAGCAAACACGCTTCCTGTCAGTCCAGTCAGAACCCTGAGAGTTCTACCTGTTCTCGGCTTTTCTGATGTCCCTCACCCTCTTGAGACTGGAGGACATAGTGACCCGACGCCATGTACTCGCCGGTGATGCCCAGCTGGGAGGCATCGGTGGTTGAGCTGTCTCCATCCATCTGCAACATCAGGAAACTCAGATATCTGAAGACACCGAAATGACCGAACGAGTGTCTCAAACCGATTCTGCGATGCACGTTTTTAAGCAGTGGGTTCGACGCAAGCTTTGACCCCTTTCCTCATCCATTTATGGATTATTATCACTGCATATTCAAATCAAAGCCAGCTTAGAATCCCAGAAATAAAGCCCCAAAGACTTGGGAAATCAACTGTGGTGGATTTGAGCTAGGATTAGCCGAGGCTACCAAACCCCAGAGCTAAGCAGCATTGAAGCATATGTTGATTAAACTAGTCGAAGTGTTTAGCCCAACTACAGGGCTGCGCCGGTTATTACCTTTCGTTATTAACCCATTCACCATGATTCTATTCACTGAAAGCATTTTCAGAGTAAATCCAAAGCGATTCGCGCCTGTAGATGAGGGGCCGGCCTGCTCTTTGTTGCAGCGCACAGGGAGACGCGGCTAAGGCCGAAATGATAGATAGCATTTCTCAAATATGTTTCCCCAAAACTTCCTCATCCGCAACCGTCGTTCACTTCGAcagcaaataaaaaacaaagacagtgaCGGACATCTCCATTCGAGGTAACGAGAAATCGGTTAGCAATCATTGGCCGGAGCCACGCACAAACCTGCAATGAAGCCCTGGTTGGTTCCCTTCCTGAAACGGCGGTTTGGTTGGACAGAAAATGGCTGCGAAGCGACCAGTCCCAGCGCGGAGACGCGGCGGCTGCACCGCGGCTCAGCGGCGGCGGAGGGGCGTTTACGGACGCCGTTCCGAAGCTCAAGCAAGAGGGAAGCCAATGACGAAATACGTAAACTACAAACTGGACAGCTCCTTATCGTCGGCAAGCTTGTTTTACATCGAAAGCATGAATTTTTTTTCGAGATAAAGTGCACTGTCTGACGCCAAAGGTGGTTCAGAGGCGGTTAGATGACATCTCCTACGTTTGTGTTCGCATATGAATGCAACACTTTGGTCTCGCAGACTTTTCTTGGTTTATATCagggggtcaccaacctttttgaaacctggagctacgtcatgggtaccgagtcgtggaaagggctaccgcttgacacactcctctaaaagaacaaattgtgtgtgtgtgtgtgtgtgtgtgtgtgtgcgtgcgtgtgcgcgtgcgtgcgtgcgtgcgtgcgtgcgtattaataacttagagtgggtaacagaaaagatcaatattcaacactttattattattaatctcagcaattgttcagatgatcacttctacatttgatcagaaaaaaaatgtcgagttttcaccagaccctttcaaccataagaaagtaaaccattttaacaattcataaactatgttgaaccatgttttaaaaagttatgcaacattttttttaaaattaactttcatattgaataaatcttaactgaacaaatctactgcaattctgctcaaaatctgtccatcctacctggaggagctagtgataccttatcagcccaatagaccgctcatTGTTTAATCTTAATGGTGAACAGAAATGTTAGATGTATTTACAAGCAAATAATAATATCTGGCTGGAAAATTAGTAGTAGCAACAGCGGCCACTGCTGGCCCAGTGGAGAAGTCCAAAAATCTTACAGCACCTGGCaatcccaggcggtctcccgtCCAAGTACTAAGCAGGACTGATGCTGCTTAGCTCCCACGATCAGACGGGATAGGGCGTTGTCAGGGTGTTATGGCCATGAGTGAAAGCAGAGTCTGTGAAAGGCCTCTTTTTATCCCACTGCTATATCTTTATATATCAGTCAGGATTGAACAGCATCACTGTCCGCAAACGTTTTCAACATTAACAGCCATGAAACAGCGTCCCCAAAAGTAAACAGTGTCTTTATTTGCATCCATGCAACACTTGGACATTTTGAAGCGCAAGGTTGAGtctgaaaatgtcctcaccGCTGTCCTATGGGCCACTTATAGAGCAATACAGCCTGGACAGCAAATATAAGGCAGCCGCGGTCTTTGGCTCATTTCACAATGATTTCTCTGAGACAAAGGCGAAAGTGGAACGGTTTAGTGGATTGTCTTCAAAAGGCCTCTTTCTTGCTTCATCACTTGCTTATGGCCACACCACCCTGAGAACACAGGCTCCTGTCTGATCTGGGAAGCTCATCAGCATCAGGCCTGCTTAGTACTTGggtgggagaccgcctgggaataccaggtgctgtaggcttttcacacatttttggaATTGCTCGCATCTTTCCTCTGCTGTAACAACACTGTTTGGGGGACTAAACATTTAGGACTTGACTCTTCTGAACTCCTGTGCTCATTTGGATGCagtatatttttattatcacaAAGTCAGGGAAAACTCCACGTCAGAGCAGGACACCTTGAAGTTGCATCATCATTGGACACCGATTCATTTATTAATGCACTCAGGTTTTTCATTGCTAGGAGAGGGCAAGTACAGGAGCTACACTCTGACAATGGACCGAACTTTGTAGGAGTAAGAGCTGAGAAAGGCCTTTGAACAATGTTATCAGGTGCAAATTCTTGATGTTATGCTTCAAAGGGGAATCCAATGGAAGTTGAGTCCACCTGCTGCCTCACACCATGGGAGAGTTTTTGGAACAGTCTTTTCAAAAAGCTCTCAATTTCACCTTGAGAGTTAAAAACTTGGAAGAGCAAAGCCTTTGCACAGTATTTTGTGAAATTGAAGCCATAATAAGTAGCAGACCAATAGTCAAAGCTTCCATGGATCCAAATGACCTGGAAGCATTGATGCCAAACAACCTGCTATTGTTAGAGATCTCACCAACATTAGCACCTAGAGTGCTCCAATCCTCAGATATCTATGTACATAGAAGGCGGAAACATGTTGATAAGGAAATTCTCCAACTTCCAGTACCAATTTCAGTTTACAGGAGCATCTGAAAATGGACACTACATGtttggcagccagacaggaaaagTTCCCCAATCAGGCTGGGAATGTCACCATTTTAGGAGGGCTCAATGTGGTATATATGCTGTCTGAATTTTCCCTTCAGAGGCACTTTTCTGATGTACACCTGTACTGGAGTTTTGCTGTCTCCTTATTGCACAATATAAACTTATTTTCCGAACAGTGTTTTGTgacatttcatttcaaaatgtACCCAGAGTGCTTGTTGGACAAAATCTTCCACGACAATCTGTAACATATGTCTGACCTGTTTTGGAAGAGATGGGTTAACTGGACCATGGTGTGCctgccaaccaaccaaccaaccaaccatggTGTGCCTGCCAACCAACAACCAACCGctttaaatttgcttctatgtcgcccgctctgcccccggaatgcacttaactatggtcgctggagtcggctttacgtagcgcaaaacagagtcaccaattaccagggtcggtttctcggcgggtgtgtcgccaagtggggaaaaacggttagccacgggaagcggttggtggtgcaccgtgggcctttggtttgggcggctagccggctgctgccgggggaccgctagctgaagctacgctaggcggctccgcagcagctagcttctcctggctacctgacgcaactccagctaactccaagctgcggaaccgcgtctcaagctcgctaagtctcgcctccatagccttaaataaactacactttctgcacctattccaggaggcagaggagtaactaaacatttcacacgctgaacagacaaagacaccgggtgaaacagacggtgaggccatgctaatagtcggcggagccctgtatttgtttaatatgggtttttctcactgttgttatcaggtgaatAAAATGTCccaagtattcaattttaagtaaagtgaatccaacacaccgtgcacagtgcaaccaacgaatgattgagaagacaggaagtgacgcaatacgttaccggaAGGATTACCATCCCTTTCATGCCAAGTTTTCTGCAAAGTTTTGCCATGTCCTTTGGTCCTACTCGAGTAGTGGGTTGGCTGAAAACCATTCTGTGTGCTGCCATTTGCCTGCAGTCAGAGCtgaccttcctctttttgctcaCCACCCTACCGTCCTCTTCTGCGCTGGCGGTTGGactggtgctgttctctgattgtGAGGTAAATCTAGTCTGCTTTAAACTTTGTATGAAATGAATCAgaccagcatgaaaaacatggatttgACTTCTTTTATGGTACAGTAACCTAATTTTGAGGATTCctcacatttgcatttattgGGAGAGAAGCCCATTTCTGCTTTGTACCACAGCTCGACAGTCATTGTTGCGTAATTTGTTAGTATATTGAGCAGAGAAAATTTGTTGACGATACCTTTGTCTTTCATGCCAAGATTCTTTCATCCATCTTGGCTTTGATGTCTTCATATATGTCTTTCAAAATCGCTTTGGTGATTCTTTAATGTTTTGCCTCTGAACAAAGTCTTTATGCTTTAATCCCTACCATCGTGTCTTCGTTGTCGTCTGTGGTTTACTGCTTGTCATCAATCAAAAAGCAAAATCTCCACACTAAGTTCAACAGCTGATGGTAGGATCAAAGATAGTCTTACCACTGACTGGTATTTGATTAAGGCTTTATTGATGTGCTTAATTGCCACCTGCAGGAAAGAATCATGTGTCAACGAGAGCAGTGACAAttatatgtgtgtttggtgtgattcAATTCAAAACATTAACTAGAAATAAATCATCTGTTCTATAACCACAACACACCCTTCCAAAACCTCCTTCTCCCAGCTCTGAAAGTTCTATGTAATTTTTCTCACATtcctctgcaaacacagatttaCTAAAGCTGCAGTGCatacacaaacacccacacacctaCCACAATaagctcacctctgctgatgggcaCCAAGCCAAGACATGCTTGGGCTTTGCTATGGttgatggctgcagctcagTAAAAGGGGACA includes these proteins:
- the LOC101072888 gene encoding nuclear transcription factor Y subunit beta → MDGDSSTTDASQLGITGEYMASGHYVLQSQEDDAEESLNDHDDGSIKENFREQDIYLPIANVARIMKNAVPQTGKIAKDAKECVQECVSEFISFITSEASERCHQEKRKTINGEDILFAMSTLGFDMYVEPLKLYLQKFREAMKGEKGIPGVSAGDNLGEELTDDSFTNPLPAGIITADGQQQNVMVYTTSYQQIPTVQPIQFS